One genomic segment of uncultured Desulfobacter sp. includes these proteins:
- a CDS encoding AAA family ATPase: MVSVSATVDLLIPGYELNELIVGHKGTFIYRGVCEKDEGAVVLKVMLNQFSSDADLTRLRQEYTILSLLDAEFIPRVYEIIRFESGIALVQQDVGPLNLQQYIQKKGAFSLPDAISFARKLVCVLGEVHACNVLHKDINPANIVVSVPEMDPTLVDYGIASRLSHQEADFGAALQIEGTLRYIAPEQTGRMNREIDYRSDYYSIGAVLFELFSGRLLFEGTDPLALIHAHLALPPDSICQINPNVPQAVDMVIQKLLSKSAQGRYQTINGILRDLDVCENIIAGKQSGDDFIAGQFDHQVKVQQPRRLYGREAELDMVVSAFRVISKGGRKALWVAGPPGIGKSALVRESHVEITRLGGFYCAGKFDQLKRTIPYSALMQACGHLVQQTLPDDESALRDWKGELLKALGNNAQVMIDFLPELKILGEQPPVQELGPLETQNRFKHVMTNFLKVFCRPESPVMVFIDDLQWADLATLTLLEHLLLSSDLDHFLLVGAYRANEVDATHPFQCFMDKLTDHNFLNDRLSLTSLEEGNIHEMISDLLVPLSCPIEDFVRILKEKTGGNPFFLNQFLQGASHEGVLAYNDAMAQWDVDLDLLRKKYQTENVVDYMVEQLSHLPESCRKLLVAGSCMGKRFKSELLASLLDKTRFQIQADLMPAVECRLINPCLNSLISFEDSAVYGEYEFVHDRIQEAAHQLRDLNVRDIHHRISELLFVFWEKHPDTELLFDLVDHLNSADHEDDELRVELNLKAAKAARLATAYDSSLNYLQNAFKCLPEENWQQKREPAYALCFQLAETHYLLNDRDSSAIWMKKALELAETTMEKAAVDHLAISHLSMNGNYQGAYDRAVETLKLFGLIIDVDDVENAVKRTIAAIEEYVNDEDAVAALYDREDISDPETVFAMRILAEITSTSFAISPQLFTLTNATAVLWALKFGMCADAAPGFGCMGLIYNAVLNRPGLGYEYGKLCKRLGERYEDLAQRSKTIDWFCNFNVIWNQPLSDTVPLNREALSLSLDTGDLPFAGFIVNHMVFNGFYMGESLETLQKDCAERLEFLERIKHFYAYDCVQALSWAIEHLQSDYEKETTIPSCKQAFLDRCRAPETMFPVTRYLVLLTQLNVIDGDADLAWQSAQEADAFIGNAVGTISMANHLFYYLMAGVMFFDKLPESGRMAHLSMLKEKAGPLYAWAKRTPSNFSHMALLVKAEFARLDNRRDDAFSLYDEAIAAARENKIIHDEALACERAALFWLAQDKKRLVLVYIQEAFQAYRQWGCVRGTSRVAKYSELDIKGRDVETDYSVTMTHTGYVGQQFDLTQMLKSVRVISEATTLDQLLSNVMKILLEDAGASRGCLFLVRDGGLYIEAVAEVGKSHVQLYTQLQISSVQASEEMQLPLAMIQQVAAEKSGVCCQTRHECSSFFSSEQPVPASALCIPNMNQNELYGIIFLENGELEEVFTAERIQVLHAIAGQMTVSIQNSRLYGQLEQRVFKRTAELEQANASLVIANAELSREIKQRKQAQKERDAMQAELRAAARASGQAEIAVGVLHNVGNVLNSVNITATGMRDRIHDSKSNYLSDIANLLLEKKETGELGEFLSASEQGRKIPAFINQLAVSLEKDRQDLDNLGEDLGQHLSHLMEIVQRHQEYANAPGPAELESVQELVEEAIAINADSLSGNNIEIVENYDPDLKPVMTDRSKVIQILVNLISNAGKAMAGFGSGSHCIVINVKQTNEKQVSIEVKDNGIGIEPAHLAHLFEFGFTTRDDGHGFGLHTAALMARELKGELKADSKGKGLGACFTLCLSDVQE; this comes from the coding sequence ATATTGTTGTTTCTGTTCCTGAAATGGATCCGACTTTGGTGGATTATGGTATTGCCTCGCGTTTGAGTCATCAGGAAGCGGATTTCGGAGCGGCATTACAGATTGAAGGGACGTTGCGTTATATCGCTCCGGAACAAACGGGCCGGATGAATCGAGAGATTGATTACCGGAGTGATTATTATTCTATAGGGGCGGTCCTTTTTGAGCTTTTTTCTGGCCGTTTGCTGTTTGAAGGCACTGATCCGCTGGCGCTTATTCATGCGCATTTAGCTTTGCCGCCTGACTCAATATGCCAGATCAATCCAAACGTTCCCCAGGCGGTGGACATGGTGATTCAGAAGCTGCTTTCAAAATCCGCCCAGGGTCGGTACCAGACGATCAACGGTATTTTGCGGGATCTGGATGTGTGTGAAAACATCATTGCAGGAAAGCAATCGGGCGATGATTTTATTGCGGGACAATTTGACCATCAGGTAAAAGTGCAGCAACCAAGGCGCCTTTATGGACGGGAAGCTGAGCTGGATATGGTGGTCTCGGCCTTTCGTGTTATTTCGAAAGGCGGCCGAAAGGCGCTTTGGGTGGCGGGGCCTCCGGGGATCGGGAAGTCGGCGCTAGTGCGGGAATCTCATGTTGAAATTACCCGTTTGGGGGGATTTTATTGCGCCGGAAAATTTGACCAACTCAAGCGGACGATTCCGTACAGTGCTTTGATGCAGGCGTGTGGACATCTTGTGCAACAGACGTTGCCGGATGATGAGTCCGCTTTAAGGGATTGGAAAGGGGAGTTGCTGAAAGCGCTGGGGAATAATGCTCAGGTGATGATTGACTTTCTGCCTGAGTTGAAAATCCTCGGGGAGCAACCACCGGTGCAGGAACTGGGGCCGCTGGAAACCCAGAATCGTTTTAAGCATGTGATGACGAATTTTTTGAAGGTTTTTTGCCGGCCTGAAAGTCCGGTGATGGTTTTTATTGATGATTTGCAATGGGCAGATCTGGCGACATTAACCTTATTGGAGCATTTACTGTTATCCAGTGATCTGGATCATTTTTTGTTGGTCGGTGCGTATCGGGCGAATGAAGTGGACGCGACACACCCGTTTCAATGTTTTATGGATAAGCTGACAGATCACAATTTTCTCAATGATCGGCTTTCGCTAACATCGCTGGAAGAGGGAAATATTCATGAAATGATTTCGGATTTGCTGGTTCCTCTTTCATGTCCCATTGAAGATTTTGTTCGAATTTTAAAAGAGAAGACCGGCGGGAATCCATTCTTTCTGAATCAGTTTCTGCAGGGGGCAAGTCATGAGGGTGTTCTCGCCTATAATGATGCCATGGCTCAGTGGGATGTTGATTTGGATTTGCTGCGTAAAAAATATCAGACTGAAAATGTTGTTGATTATATGGTGGAACAACTCAGTCATTTGCCGGAATCCTGTCGGAAATTGTTGGTGGCAGGTTCGTGTATGGGGAAACGTTTCAAGAGCGAATTGCTGGCATCGCTGCTGGATAAGACAAGGTTCCAAATTCAAGCCGATCTGATGCCTGCGGTTGAATGCCGGCTGATTAACCCCTGTTTGAATTCGTTGATTTCCTTTGAAGACAGTGCGGTTTACGGTGAATATGAATTTGTTCATGACCGGATACAGGAAGCGGCACATCAACTGAGGGATCTGAATGTTCGGGATATTCATCATCGGATAAGTGAACTGCTGTTCGTGTTCTGGGAAAAACATCCGGATACGGAGTTGTTGTTTGACTTGGTGGATCATCTGAATTCGGCGGATCATGAAGATGATGAGCTGCGGGTTGAATTGAACCTTAAAGCGGCTAAAGCCGCGCGACTGGCCACGGCTTATGATTCTTCCTTGAATTACTTGCAGAACGCATTCAAATGTTTACCCGAAGAAAATTGGCAACAAAAACGGGAACCGGCTTATGCCCTTTGCTTTCAATTGGCGGAGACACATTATCTGCTGAACGACCGGGACAGTAGTGCGATCTGGATGAAAAAGGCGCTTGAATTAGCTGAAACGACGATGGAAAAGGCGGCGGTTGATCATCTGGCGATTAGTCACCTGTCTATGAATGGAAATTATCAAGGGGCTTATGACCGGGCGGTAGAAACGCTGAAATTGTTTGGCCTTATTATTGATGTGGATGATGTTGAAAACGCTGTGAAACGCACGATTGCTGCCATTGAAGAATATGTGAATGATGAGGATGCCGTTGCGGCGTTGTATGACCGGGAAGATATCAGCGATCCTGAAACGGTGTTTGCGATGCGTATTCTCGCAGAGATCACATCGACTTCGTTTGCGATTAGCCCGCAGTTATTCACGTTAACCAATGCAACTGCGGTGCTTTGGGCGCTCAAGTTTGGGATGTGTGCCGACGCCGCTCCGGGATTTGGTTGCATGGGGCTGATATATAATGCTGTTCTCAATCGGCCTGGCCTTGGGTACGAATATGGTAAATTGTGCAAGCGGTTGGGAGAGCGGTACGAAGATCTGGCCCAGCGTTCGAAAACGATTGATTGGTTCTGTAATTTTAACGTGATCTGGAATCAGCCTTTATCGGATACGGTGCCGTTGAATCGGGAAGCGTTGAGTCTGTCGCTGGATACGGGGGATCTTCCCTTTGCCGGTTTCATAGTAAACCATATGGTTTTTAACGGCTTTTACATGGGAGAATCGCTGGAAACACTGCAAAAAGATTGTGCGGAGCGCCTTGAATTTCTTGAGCGGATTAAGCATTTTTATGCGTATGATTGCGTTCAGGCGTTGTCTTGGGCCATTGAGCATTTGCAGAGCGATTATGAAAAAGAGACAACTATTCCTTCTTGCAAGCAGGCGTTTCTTGATCGTTGCAGAGCTCCGGAAACCATGTTTCCGGTTACCCGGTATCTGGTGCTTTTAACACAGTTAAATGTGATTGATGGTGATGCGGATTTAGCCTGGCAAAGTGCCCAGGAGGCCGACGCGTTTATCGGGAATGCGGTGGGAACCATCTCGATGGCCAATCATCTGTTTTATTATCTGATGGCCGGTGTGATGTTTTTTGATAAATTGCCGGAATCTGGGCGTATGGCTCACCTGTCTATGTTGAAGGAAAAAGCCGGGCCGCTTTATGCCTGGGCAAAAAGAACACCATCAAATTTTTCCCACATGGCTTTGTTGGTAAAAGCGGAATTTGCGCGGCTGGATAACCGGCGCGATGATGCATTTTCGTTGTATGATGAGGCCATTGCAGCGGCTCGCGAAAATAAAATCATTCACGATGAAGCGTTGGCTTGTGAACGGGCGGCTTTGTTTTGGTTGGCGCAAGACAAGAAGCGGCTGGTTCTGGTTTATATTCAGGAGGCGTTTCAGGCCTACCGGCAGTGGGGATGTGTGCGGGGGACATCGCGGGTTGCAAAATATTCTGAATTGGATATAAAGGGCCGGGATGTTGAAACGGATTATTCCGTGACGATGACGCATACCGGTTATGTCGGTCAGCAATTTGATCTGACACAAATGCTCAAGAGTGTTCGGGTCATTTCAGAGGCCACGACGCTTGACCAGCTTCTTTCTAATGTAATGAAAATTCTTCTGGAAGATGCCGGGGCAAGCAGAGGTTGTTTGTTTCTTGTCAGGGACGGCGGGTTGTATATAGAGGCCGTGGCAGAGGTTGGGAAATCCCATGTTCAGCTTTACACGCAGTTGCAGATTTCTTCGGTTCAGGCGTCTGAAGAAATGCAGCTTCCATTGGCGATGATTCAGCAAGTGGCTGCTGAAAAGAGCGGTGTGTGTTGTCAAACCCGGCACGAGTGTTCTTCGTTTTTTTCTTCTGAGCAGCCTGTTCCCGCTTCTGCATTGTGTATTCCGAATATGAATCAGAATGAGTTGTATGGGATTATTTTTTTGGAAAACGGCGAGTTGGAAGAGGTGTTTACGGCTGAACGGATTCAGGTTCTCCATGCAATCGCCGGGCAGATGACGGTTTCGATTCAAAACTCAAGGCTGTATGGACAGCTGGAACAGCGGGTCTTTAAGCGAACCGCAGAGTTAGAGCAGGCCAATGCTTCTCTGGTTATAGCCAATGCTGAATTAAGTCGGGAAATTAAACAACGCAAGCAGGCTCAAAAAGAGCGTGATGCCATGCAGGCGGAGTTGCGGGCTGCAGCCAGGGCCAGCGGGCAGGCTGAAATTGCAGTTGGCGTTTTGCATAATGTCGGCAATGTGCTAAATAGCGTGAATATAACGGCCACTGGTATGCGGGATCGGATTCACGATTCAAAATCAAATTACCTTTCCGATATCGCAAATTTGCTTCTTGAAAAGAAGGAGACCGGGGAACTCGGAGAGTTTCTTTCAGCGTCTGAGCAGGGGAGGAAAATTCCGGCTTTTATTAATCAACTGGCTGTGTCGCTGGAAAAAGACCGGCAAGATTTGGATAATTTGGGAGAGGATCTTGGTCAGCATCTTAGTCATTTAATGGAAATCGTTCAGCGACATCAGGAGTATGCGAATGCTCCCGGTCCTGCGGAACTTGAATCCGTTCAGGAATTGGTTGAAGAGGCCATTGCAATTAATGCCGATTCGCTGAGCGGGAATAATATTGAGATTGTTGAAAATTATGATCCGGATCTGAAACCGGTGATGACGGATCGAAGCAAGGTGATTCAGATTCTGGTTAATCTGATTAGCAATGCCGGAAAAGCAATGGCTGGTTTTGGATCGGGAAGCCATTGTATTGTTATCAATGTTAAACAAACAAATGAGAAGCAGGTGAGTATTGAAGTCAAGGATAATGGAATTGGGATTGAACCTGCGCATTTGGCTCATCTTTTTGAATTCGGATTCACCACGCGTGATGACGGGCATGGGTTTGGGCTGCATACCGCCGCGTTAATGGCACGTGAGTTGAAGGGAGAACTTAAGGCCGATAGTAAGGGGAAGGGGCTGGGCGCCTGTTTCACCCTTTGTCTTTCGGATGTTCAGGAGTGA